The Pseudomonadota bacterium genome window below encodes:
- the fsa gene encoding fructose-6-phosphate aldolase: MKIFIDTADVAAIREYAAIGIVDGVTTNPSLIAKTGRKFEDVVQEICAVVDGPISAEAIATDSKAMIPEARALAKIHKNIVVKIPMTAEGLKTVRAVSAEGIKTNVTLCFSSPQALLAAKAGATYISPFVGRLDDISSDGMGLIEEIVEIYDNYDFDTQVLVASIRHPLHFVEAARMGAHVATVPPNVLGQLLRHPLTDLGIEKFLGDWAKVPK; this comes from the coding sequence ATGAAGATCTTCATCGACACAGCGGACGTCGCCGCGATCCGCGAGTACGCGGCGATCGGCATCGTCGACGGCGTGACCACGAACCCGTCGCTCATCGCCAAGACCGGGCGCAAGTTCGAGGACGTCGTCCAGGAGATCTGCGCCGTCGTCGACGGCCCGATCAGCGCCGAGGCGATCGCGACCGACTCCAAGGCGATGATCCCCGAGGCGCGCGCGCTCGCCAAGATCCACAAGAACATCGTCGTCAAGATCCCGATGACCGCCGAGGGGCTCAAGACGGTCCGCGCGGTGTCGGCCGAGGGGATCAAGACGAACGTCACGCTGTGCTTCTCCTCCCCGCAGGCGCTGCTCGCGGCCAAGGCCGGCGCGACGTACATCAGCCCGTTCGTGGGCAGGCTCGACGACATCTCTTCGGACGGCATGGGGCTCATCGAGGAGATCGTCGAGATCTACGACAATTACGATTTCGACACGCAGGTGCTCGTCGCGTCGATCCGTCATCCGCTCCACTTCGTCGAGGCGGCGCGCATGGGCGCGCACGTCGCGACCGTGCCGCCGAACGTGCTCGGCCAGCTCCTCCGGCACCCGCTCACCGACCTCGGGATCGAGAAGTTCCTTGGCGACTGGGCCAAGGTCCCGAAGTGA